A genomic segment from Acidimicrobiales bacterium encodes:
- a CDS encoding CBS domain-containing protein encodes MTKARDIMTPGAECVGENETLVDAARKMAELDVGSLPICGEDNRLKGMLTDRDIVVKCLAAGKDPGTVRAGELAEGKPVTIGADDSVELALQTMIDHKVRRLPVIDGHDLVGMVSQGDIAMNLPEERVGDLVEAISSAP; translated from the coding sequence GTGACCAAGGCCCGAGACATCATGACGCCGGGCGCCGAGTGCGTGGGTGAGAACGAGACGCTGGTCGACGCGGCCCGGAAGATGGCCGAGCTCGACGTCGGCTCGCTGCCGATCTGCGGCGAGGACAACCGCCTGAAGGGCATGCTGACCGACCGCGACATCGTCGTGAAGTGCCTGGCCGCGGGGAAGGACCCGGGCACCGTGCGGGCCGGCGAGCTGGCCGAGGGCAAGCCCGTGACGATCGGCGCGGACGACTCCGTGGAGCTCGCCCTCCAGACGATGATCGACCACAAGGTCCGCCGCCTGCCGGTGATCGACGGGCACGACCTGGTCGGCATGGTCAGCCAGGGCGACATCGCCATGAACCTGCCGGAGGAGCGGGTCGGCGACCTCGTGGAGGCCATCTCGTCCGCACCCTGA